The following coding sequences are from one Paenibacillus sp. JDR-2 window:
- a CDS encoding PA14 domain-containing protein encodes MFKKGTAIIAVVALLAQISILSFKPATAEAATSDISASYDWQQLKTGGGGFVTGIDIHPNGNVIYARTDVGGAYRLNDAKTGWIQLVTAGSMPDESPGGHKGVVSIVAAPSNANAAYMAFGDSVYKSGNKGDSWSKTNVSGLANNANGDARTTGERLAVDPANENVVYYGTIGNGLYVTRSGGTNWSADAGIPGTGESVHGVQDVAIDAGSGTVSDGGVTRTKTAYASVYGKGIYRTDNGGNSWYKITGSGPADNGNYTDMEIVSGVLYVSGGGVWKYAGGSWTQINSNADIWSIAVSPSNPSKILAFNGGGTPYRTTNGGGQWTQLDKNRVSGSGDVPWLSWTDEGWMSVGNVAFDPVVPDKLWFAQGIGVWTSTDINDSQLTWTSLSAGIEEMVSNDIVVPQGGKPVTAFWDRPLFYHANNDQYPSQHQPSSRFNTAWDLDYSYNNPNFLVASISDHRFCCESDGQAFPSGYSTDGGQTWTPFASVPSDMHFGDIAVAASDTNNIVYLPTSNRTPYYTTNRGQSWNAIVLPGTENAYDNGQYVGGSHFAYYLNRHALAADTVNDHTFYLYHNDNGLYRTTNGGQSWSLVNTTLPKGWAVGWFNMTLKSVPGKAGHLFLTFGQLDGSSYSLYHSIDGGTTWTEISAVKDATSIGFGKAATSGGYPAIYLAGKVEGDYGVWRSTDEGANWSKIATYPKGIYDNVSAIDGDKDVFGKVYVGFKGNSFVYGAPSGSNPPPGDSGVGSGMGLNGTYWNGLNFEQWVANRTENIDFDWGEGAPVSGMNTDNFLARWSGFVQPRYSETYTFYTTSDDGVRVWVNDQLIIDKWIDQPATEWSGTISLQSGQKYSIRVDYYEKTGGASAKLSWSSATQAKQIIPASQLYTQ; translated from the coding sequence ATGTTCAAGAAAGGCACCGCCATTATCGCGGTTGTAGCGCTGCTTGCGCAAATTTCTATTTTATCATTCAAGCCTGCAACCGCCGAGGCGGCAACAAGCGATATTTCCGCATCCTATGATTGGCAGCAATTAAAAACGGGCGGAGGCGGTTTCGTAACCGGAATCGATATTCATCCTAACGGAAACGTGATATACGCGCGTACGGATGTAGGCGGAGCCTACCGTTTAAATGATGCGAAGACGGGCTGGATCCAATTAGTAACCGCGGGAAGCATGCCGGATGAATCGCCGGGAGGACATAAAGGAGTCGTAAGTATTGTTGCTGCGCCAAGCAATGCCAATGCCGCTTATATGGCGTTTGGCGACAGCGTCTACAAAAGCGGCAATAAAGGGGATTCCTGGAGCAAGACCAATGTATCGGGACTTGCCAACAACGCGAACGGGGATGCCCGTACGACAGGCGAGAGATTAGCCGTTGATCCGGCCAATGAGAATGTTGTTTATTACGGCACCATAGGCAACGGATTATACGTAACGAGAAGCGGCGGAACCAATTGGTCGGCGGACGCGGGCATTCCGGGTACGGGAGAATCCGTGCATGGCGTGCAGGACGTCGCGATTGACGCCGGCAGCGGTACAGTGAGCGACGGCGGCGTTACCCGGACGAAGACGGCATACGCTTCCGTATACGGCAAAGGCATTTACCGGACGGATAACGGCGGCAACAGCTGGTATAAAATTACGGGTTCAGGCCCAGCGGACAACGGGAACTATACCGACATGGAGATCGTGTCCGGCGTATTGTACGTGTCTGGCGGAGGCGTATGGAAGTATGCGGGAGGAAGCTGGACGCAAATCAACAGCAACGCGGATATTTGGAGCATTGCGGTATCGCCATCCAATCCAAGCAAAATTTTGGCTTTTAACGGCGGCGGCACGCCTTACCGGACCACAAACGGGGGAGGGCAATGGACGCAGCTCGACAAGAACAGGGTATCGGGATCGGGGGATGTCCCATGGCTGTCCTGGACGGATGAAGGGTGGATGTCGGTTGGCAACGTCGCTTTTGACCCTGTCGTGCCCGATAAGCTTTGGTTTGCGCAAGGCATAGGCGTATGGACCTCTACGGATATTAACGATAGTCAATTAACATGGACATCGCTAAGCGCGGGCATTGAGGAAATGGTATCCAACGATATCGTAGTGCCGCAAGGCGGCAAGCCCGTGACGGCGTTCTGGGACCGGCCTTTATTTTACCATGCGAACAATGACCAGTACCCGTCGCAGCATCAACCAAGTTCCAGATTCAATACCGCTTGGGATCTGGATTATTCGTACAACAATCCGAATTTCCTAGTTGCCAGCATCTCGGATCACCGCTTCTGCTGCGAGAGCGACGGACAAGCCTTCCCAAGCGGCTACTCGACCGATGGAGGCCAGACTTGGACGCCGTTCGCATCGGTACCGTCGGACATGCATTTCGGAGATATTGCCGTAGCAGCCTCGGATACGAACAATATCGTCTACTTGCCGACCAGCAACCGGACGCCGTATTACACGACAAACCGCGGACAATCCTGGAATGCTATCGTTTTGCCGGGGACGGAGAATGCTTATGATAACGGGCAATATGTGGGCGGATCGCATTTTGCCTACTACTTGAACCGTCATGCCCTGGCTGCCGATACGGTTAACGACCATACCTTCTATCTGTATCACAACGATAACGGCTTGTACCGAACGACAAACGGCGGTCAATCGTGGAGTCTGGTCAATACAACCCTTCCAAAAGGCTGGGCGGTAGGCTGGTTTAATATGACACTGAAATCGGTGCCTGGCAAAGCGGGTCATCTCTTCCTCACCTTTGGCCAACTCGACGGGTCATCTTATTCGCTCTATCATTCCATTGACGGAGGTACGACATGGACGGAGATCAGCGCGGTTAAGGATGCAACGTCTATTGGATTTGGCAAAGCGGCGACAAGCGGCGGATATCCCGCGATCTATCTTGCAGGCAAGGTAGAAGGAGATTACGGCGTATGGCGTTCCACGGACGAAGGGGCGAACTGGAGCAAGATTGCAACCTATCCGAAAGGCATCTACGATAATGTCTCCGCCATTGATGGGGATAAGGATGTTTTCGGCAAGGTATACGTAGGGTTTAAAGGGAACAGCTTTGTTTACGGAGCGCCTAGCGGCAGCAACCCGCCGCCCGGAGATTCCGGCGTAGGCAGCGGAATGGGATTAAACGGTACGTACTGGAACGGACTTAACTTCGAGCAATGGGTAGCGAACCGGACCGAAAATATTGATTTCGACTGGGGCGAAGGAGCACCGGTATCCGGCATGAACACTGACAACTTTCTGGCCCGCTGGTCAGGCTTCGTCCAGCCGAGATACAGCGAAACGTATACGTTCTATACCACATCCGACGACGGTGTCCGCGTATGGGTGAACGATCAGCTTATTATCGACAAGTGGATCGACCAGCCGGCGACGGAGTGGAGCGGAACAATCTCCCTTCAGTCCGGACAGAAATATAGCATTCGCGTTGATTACTACGAGAAAACAGGCGGTGCATCCGCGAAGCTGAGCTGGTCGAGCGCAACACAGGCCAAGCAGATTATTCCGGCGTCTCAGCTTTATACGCAGTAA
- a CDS encoding sensor histidine kinase, with the protein MRKLFDLYRNMYIRKKITIVFIPIVVLPLLVIVFTSNSIFSDSTLQKTKVNIKGETSVISARMDNIYSNGETCSSILVKDINRIYQDLGIGEQNTYQNVRFQNQILNEFDFNLRAFKDIESIAYMDSMNNLYVSDYRLNANMDKAMRSRMLESLKAPGIPTSVWFPMQTRDYLTTDPNSPVLTIGKRVVDIESGETLGIIILNIRESTFSSIFPMEGIKGEDGFNIVDANGRVVSSTDKDALLQPVPNANLLNWLQTGNDGESKYVHLGNGDYLIVKKEIPELGWTLYKQMMVKELTIDTYTNSFTIFVVGLLCTIIAIISSIVLSRHIAKPIIKLTRVAKLVREGNLNTASEVKSQDEVGILAGTFNEMIVTINGLLNKVTQEQRKKREYEFALIQAQIKPHFFYNTLDLIYVLCEKGKTSLAADTTMALADFYRISLSKGKEIITIAEELKVAEDYLFIQKTRYSDIIDFTIDVDPAILEYTIIKLTIQPLIENAIYHGLRPKMTPGKITIKGFWDRQGIILQVIDDGIGFPTEEWQANIDPAAQPIPAGKSFGLKSVHERIQLYFGERYGIQVESGMSRGTKVTITIPPVEGGLST; encoded by the coding sequence ATGAGAAAGCTGTTCGACTTGTACCGGAATATGTACATTCGCAAGAAAATAACCATTGTATTTATTCCGATCGTTGTCCTGCCTCTTCTAGTCATTGTGTTTACTTCCAATAGCATTTTCTCCGATTCCACCCTTCAGAAGACGAAGGTGAACATTAAGGGAGAAACCAGCGTGATCTCGGCTCGCATGGATAACATCTACAGCAATGGAGAGACCTGCTCCAGTATTCTGGTTAAGGATATTAACCGGATCTACCAGGATCTTGGCATCGGAGAACAAAATACGTATCAGAATGTCAGGTTTCAAAATCAGATCCTTAATGAATTCGACTTTAATCTTCGGGCATTCAAGGACATTGAGTCGATAGCCTATATGGACTCCATGAACAACCTGTACGTATCGGATTACCGGTTAAATGCCAATATGGACAAGGCGATGAGAAGCCGGATGTTAGAGTCGTTAAAAGCTCCGGGCATTCCGACCAGCGTATGGTTCCCTATGCAGACCAGGGATTATTTGACGACCGATCCGAACAGTCCGGTTCTTACCATTGGGAAGAGAGTAGTCGATATCGAGTCGGGAGAGACTCTTGGGATCATCATTTTGAACATTAGGGAAAGTACGTTCTCTTCGATATTTCCAATGGAGGGCATCAAAGGGGAAGACGGCTTCAATATTGTGGACGCCAATGGACGGGTCGTTTCTTCAACGGACAAGGATGCTCTGCTGCAGCCCGTGCCAAACGCTAATCTCCTGAATTGGCTTCAAACGGGTAATGATGGGGAATCGAAATATGTTCACCTGGGTAATGGCGATTATCTCATCGTGAAGAAGGAGATTCCGGAGCTAGGCTGGACTTTGTACAAGCAGATGATGGTAAAAGAGCTGACGATTGACACTTATACGAACTCCTTCACGATATTTGTTGTTGGCCTGTTGTGTACGATCATAGCCATCATCAGTTCGATTGTCTTATCCCGCCATATTGCCAAGCCGATCATCAAGCTGACCAGAGTAGCCAAGCTGGTTCGGGAAGGGAACCTCAACACGGCTAGCGAAGTGAAGTCGCAAGACGAGGTAGGGATTCTAGCCGGCACCTTTAACGAAATGATCGTGACCATAAACGGCTTATTAAATAAAGTGACCCAGGAACAAAGAAAAAAGCGGGAATACGAATTCGCTCTTATTCAAGCGCAGATCAAACCTCATTTCTTCTACAATACCCTCGATTTGATCTATGTGCTTTGCGAAAAAGGGAAAACGTCGCTTGCCGCCGATACAACCATGGCATTGGCTGATTTCTACCGCATCTCGCTGAGTAAAGGAAAAGAGATTATTACAATCGCGGAAGAGCTAAAGGTCGCGGAAGACTATCTCTTTATTCAAAAAACCCGTTATTCCGATATCATCGACTTTACGATCGATGTGGACCCGGCCATCCTGGAGTACACGATTATCAAGCTGACCATTCAACCGCTTATCGAGAATGCGATTTATCATGGGCTTAGACCTAAAATGACGCCTGGCAAGATTACGATAAAAGGGTTCTGGGATCGCCAGGGCATTATTCTGCAAGTCATAGACGATGGAATCGGATTCCCGACTGAGGAATGGCAAGCGAACATCGACCCTGCTGCTCAGCCGATCCCAGCAGGAAAGTCTTTTGGACTAAAGAGCGTTCATGAACGAATTCAGTTGTATTTCGGAGAACGTTACGGCATTCAGGTGGAGAGCGGTATGAGCAGGGGCACGAAGGTTACCATTACGATTCCGCCCGTAGAGGGAGGGTTGTCGACATGA
- a CDS encoding response regulator yields the protein MIRVLIADDEPEFRDYLAHLTDWEALGFEICAQARNGKEVLELAELWQPQIALLDINMPIMDGLLAAEALKNADENTLIALLTGYGEFEYARKAIKLGVEDYVLKPFKKDELLASMFKFKAIINKRKDEIVQAMDDRFLAKERLLNTILTEEFDRQEDEFIRFFDKQGVKLQQGPFMVVSIEIDKMYQLWSKSHEIALWKFAVSNVLMEVVVSRKPMIVFNGPEGRIVILHVLDEEEDSSETRLEGYRKLCDYVKTYFKFTITVGVSRPAAELKDIRAAYAETVIALQNKLISGNGGLIPYSSLNDKGRGVGFNSMKWNGELLSALRRNDCQETEASLHEIKAYIRDHQLPVDFSYAIFMSIVSLCLSYITEMGGDMEQVLGSDFRPYQQIKRMSSLEDTFEWLNQIFNVAIAYYSKQKVSRPLQIVREVKEHIDLHYSDSELSVENIARYFHLDSSYIRKVFAKELNVSVAEYITYVRLNQAKQLLETTGIKLQEVSERVGYSDAGYFSKVFKKHCGVLPSEYMGRI from the coding sequence ATGATTAGAGTGCTTATAGCGGATGACGAGCCGGAATTCCGTGACTATTTGGCTCATTTGACGGATTGGGAGGCGCTTGGGTTCGAGATCTGCGCGCAGGCACGCAACGGCAAGGAAGTGCTCGAGCTCGCGGAGCTATGGCAGCCACAGATCGCGCTGCTGGATATTAACATGCCGATTATGGACGGGTTGTTGGCTGCCGAAGCTTTGAAGAATGCTGATGAAAACACCTTAATCGCCTTGCTTACCGGGTACGGCGAGTTCGAATACGCGCGTAAGGCCATTAAGCTTGGGGTTGAAGATTATGTCTTGAAGCCATTCAAGAAGGATGAGCTGTTAGCTTCCATGTTCAAATTCAAAGCGATCATTAACAAGCGGAAGGATGAAATCGTGCAAGCGATGGATGATCGTTTCCTAGCCAAGGAAAGATTGCTAAACACGATTCTGACCGAAGAGTTCGATCGACAGGAAGACGAATTTATACGCTTTTTCGATAAACAAGGGGTGAAGCTCCAACAAGGTCCTTTTATGGTCGTATCCATTGAGATCGATAAGATGTATCAGCTTTGGAGCAAGTCACATGAGATTGCCTTGTGGAAATTCGCCGTTTCCAACGTGCTGATGGAGGTTGTTGTTTCGCGTAAACCGATGATCGTCTTTAATGGGCCGGAGGGGCGTATTGTTATCCTGCATGTCCTGGATGAAGAAGAGGATTCTTCAGAAACAAGGCTTGAAGGATACCGCAAACTATGCGACTATGTCAAAACTTATTTCAAATTCACCATTACCGTCGGGGTGTCACGGCCAGCAGCCGAATTAAAGGATATTCGAGCCGCTTATGCGGAGACCGTTATCGCATTGCAAAATAAATTGATATCCGGCAACGGCGGTCTTATCCCTTATAGTTCTCTGAACGATAAAGGAAGAGGCGTCGGATTTAACTCCATGAAGTGGAACGGGGAGCTGTTATCTGCTCTTAGGCGCAATGATTGTCAGGAAACAGAGGCTTCGCTTCATGAAATTAAAGCCTATATCCGGGACCATCAGCTGCCGGTTGATTTCTCTTACGCCATATTTATGAGCATTGTGTCCCTATGTTTGTCCTATATAACGGAGATGGGAGGAGACATGGAGCAGGTGCTGGGCAGCGACTTCCGTCCCTATCAGCAAATTAAACGCATGTCTTCGCTGGAAGATACGTTCGAATGGCTTAATCAAATTTTTAATGTAGCTATTGCCTATTACAGCAAACAAAAGGTTTCAAGACCGCTTCAAATCGTCCGGGAAGTCAAGGAGCATATCGACCTCCATTATTCGGACAGCGAGCTAAGCGTCGAGAATATTGCCCGTTATTTCCATCTGGATTCTAGCTATATCCGCAAAGTATTCGCGAAGGAGCTGAACGTAAGCGTCGCGGAATATATCACGTATGTCCGGCTTAATCAAGCAAAGCAGCTATTGGAGACTACGGGAATCAAGCTTCAGGAAGTGTCCGAAAGAGTGGGGTACAGTGATGCCGGTTATTTCAGCAAGGTGTTCAAGAAGCATTGCGGCGTGCTGCCAAGCGAATATATGGGGCGTATATGA
- a CDS encoding S-layer homology domain-containing protein: MRRNRKWLSTVFAFVLLIQGFSSMATPSIQASPAEETEQPWEWNSVNLQGMGWVTGLVTQKTAPYLMYAKTDVGGVYRYVREEDRWEPLSDWLSLDNRHGYAVESIAIDPGAADDVYMAVNGSYSKGGEIYASHNRGETWAATGMGANDIYMGGNDALRSETGERLAVDPNRSGSLYFASRGDGLWTKKGNAAWSKLTGGLPNTPTCQDKAGCGGFSFVAFDKNSGTTASGDTKIFYVGVYEDGVYKTIDGGISFAKLGGPTGSESNHFFRAAVNASGTLLVTSGQTILRAERTDSVLAKVFDSNDHSEIVQKTVVGIDMDPSNASLFYAQAGDSDAGNAWMYVSSDGGLTWSLKQEHKGIEPEYYPEWWSNHERAPLVVDPIDPTTAWTSTGFGILKIRGINTDTPVADANMHGIEELVGYIAKVPPLAGGFDVHVGSADSAGFSVRDRNTVPDTRLMGQKYDGPPMWGINLTQMSGLDYSYQNPNEMAYMGYHQFALWNGAPFNFYGTTHDGGRTWEESAIPSTLETTGGMIAMSSTTPSRMIWSPYNGYMKYSEDGGKTWKDASGIESQVFGHLYERNSYWWSSTQNLASDKVNGSKFYMFTEKDSKIAQFYMSEDSGKTWKNTYTGYEAQGDEDYTASNPEHKVNFAALPFVKVKVNPAKEGDVFLASKQGDFGDDHAGKYSKLYRSADASVTDFTEVPNVQAAVDVAFGKGDSPDQPYIYLYGIANGDSTSGVYVSKDNAKSWQKITDASHSFGGTNSIEADMRYKDRVYLSLEGRGFVYGQPAGLPEVSISGIQSDEELPNAVQAGRVYKAGASVAIQAEAAAASGSSISKVEFFEGDRKLGEDTTAPYSLQIEADLPGDYYMIAKATDSQGRVQYSSPQDFSVRDLTEVTGISYKNEAGQPLTALTGGQTIKVETSVQNNTGIAQQVNLVAALEDGQANPVKLVKTTASLKANGKAVLGAELKLPEAVDGHIVKVYVWDNGQSAGKPAISTIPDTTAPSWPKTAKLYYTERGETNVKLYWANATDDFAVSRYEVYQDGVAAPIATVDGNAVRQFTVTNLDPNTEYAYRVVAVDGEGTASETLGPVQLRTLAADAEAPSVPTNLHVSNVTSQSAVISWSAATDNVGVTGYDVYAGDSKQATVTGTSYTATGLTPDTLYSFRVAARDARGNESAKSTAVEARTSKQPQTGTGTTNVSDPTVKGGTIHTVPSMDGTHAAINLKAQTISDAIQGAVKDKKDAISIETAASTGKFDSLDLDIPAASVLEAKQQGINRIRIVTPFFTLTLSTDAIAGLHADDQTIKLQISKLAASDSAGKLVYDFNLLVDGTAVHTFNGYHPVKAEIPYNLQSGQKPGTVIASYVGDGGKLEPVKNSRYDALSGMLVFYPPHFSQYAITAASPTFTDAGSVKWAQEAIDGLAARQIVNGVQEGHFAPQNKVTRAEFISMLVRTFDLLQPSAVSSFTDVKQGAWYEHEVASAEKLGIVKGYSDGSFGVNRTITREEMAAMIWNAANAFGLKPSTGIPATGYTDEASISSYAKEAVLQLSGAGLLNGYENGSFMPSGNATRAEAAVLIYRILQAAN, from the coding sequence ATGAGAAGAAACAGGAAATGGCTGAGTACCGTTTTTGCGTTTGTTTTGCTCATCCAGGGTTTTAGTTCTATGGCAACGCCAAGCATTCAAGCTTCGCCGGCCGAAGAGACAGAGCAGCCCTGGGAATGGAACAGCGTTAATCTTCAGGGAATGGGCTGGGTTACCGGTCTTGTCACGCAGAAGACGGCTCCATATCTGATGTATGCAAAGACGGACGTTGGCGGCGTATACCGTTACGTGCGCGAAGAAGACCGCTGGGAGCCTTTATCGGACTGGCTAAGCTTGGATAATCGCCATGGCTACGCCGTAGAGAGCATAGCGATTGATCCGGGTGCCGCCGATGATGTTTATATGGCCGTTAACGGTTCGTATAGCAAAGGCGGAGAAATCTATGCTTCCCATAATCGCGGCGAGACTTGGGCGGCTACGGGTATGGGAGCAAACGATATTTACATGGGAGGAAACGATGCGCTCCGCTCCGAGACGGGAGAGCGGCTGGCGGTTGACCCGAACCGTTCCGGCAGTCTGTACTTCGCCTCGCGAGGAGACGGATTATGGACGAAGAAGGGCAATGCTGCTTGGTCCAAGCTGACTGGAGGTCTGCCGAATACGCCAACCTGCCAGGACAAAGCGGGCTGCGGCGGGTTTTCGTTTGTTGCCTTCGATAAGAATTCGGGTACGACGGCATCAGGGGATACGAAAATATTCTATGTCGGCGTCTATGAGGACGGAGTCTACAAAACGATTGACGGCGGCATAAGCTTCGCGAAGCTTGGCGGACCAACGGGCAGCGAGTCCAATCATTTCTTCCGCGCGGCTGTGAATGCAAGCGGTACCCTGCTTGTGACAAGCGGACAGACGATTCTGCGCGCGGAGCGCACGGATTCGGTGCTTGCCAAGGTATTTGATTCCAATGATCATAGCGAAATCGTGCAGAAGACGGTTGTAGGGATCGATATGGATCCGTCCAATGCTTCGCTTTTCTACGCGCAGGCCGGTGATTCCGATGCGGGCAATGCCTGGATGTACGTAAGCTCGGATGGGGGCCTGACCTGGAGCCTCAAGCAGGAGCACAAAGGAATCGAGCCGGAGTATTATCCGGAATGGTGGTCGAACCATGAGCGAGCGCCGCTAGTAGTCGATCCTATCGACCCTACGACGGCATGGACTTCAACGGGCTTTGGCATCCTGAAAATCAGGGGCATTAATACCGATACGCCGGTTGCCGATGCCAACATGCATGGCATTGAAGAGCTGGTAGGCTATATCGCCAAAGTACCGCCTCTTGCGGGTGGCTTCGACGTGCATGTCGGGTCGGCCGATTCCGCGGGCTTCTCGGTACGGGATCGCAATACGGTGCCTGATACGAGGTTAATGGGCCAGAAATACGACGGCCCGCCGATGTGGGGCATTAATTTGACCCAAATGTCGGGACTTGATTACAGCTATCAGAATCCGAACGAGATGGCTTATATGGGCTATCATCAGTTTGCGCTATGGAACGGTGCGCCGTTCAATTTCTACGGGACAACGCATGACGGCGGGCGTACCTGGGAGGAATCCGCCATTCCGTCAACCCTCGAGACAACAGGGGGAATGATCGCCATGTCTTCTACAACGCCAAGCCGCATGATCTGGTCTCCATATAACGGCTATATGAAGTATAGCGAGGATGGCGGGAAGACGTGGAAGGATGCGAGCGGGATTGAAAGTCAGGTATTTGGCCATCTGTATGAACGTAACAGCTACTGGTGGAGCTCCACGCAGAATCTGGCATCCGACAAAGTAAATGGAAGCAAGTTTTATATGTTCACGGAAAAGGATTCAAAGATTGCCCAATTTTATATGAGCGAAGACAGCGGCAAGACGTGGAAGAATACGTACACCGGCTACGAGGCGCAGGGCGACGAGGATTACACCGCATCCAATCCCGAGCATAAGGTGAACTTTGCAGCACTTCCATTCGTGAAGGTTAAAGTTAACCCGGCCAAGGAAGGGGACGTATTCCTGGCATCCAAACAAGGAGATTTCGGCGATGACCACGCAGGCAAATATTCGAAGCTGTACCGCTCCGCGGATGCTTCGGTGACCGACTTTACGGAAGTGCCTAACGTTCAAGCAGCCGTTGACGTAGCCTTCGGCAAAGGCGACAGTCCGGACCAGCCTTACATTTACCTGTACGGTATCGCAAACGGAGACAGCACTTCCGGCGTGTATGTATCCAAGGACAATGCGAAGAGCTGGCAGAAAATCACGGATGCCAGTCATTCCTTCGGGGGGACCAACAGCATTGAAGCAGACATGCGCTACAAGGACCGCGTATATCTGTCGCTCGAAGGCCGCGGATTCGTGTATGGCCAGCCTGCGGGCCTACCGGAAGTGAGCATCTCGGGCATCCAATCCGATGAAGAACTGCCTAATGCGGTTCAAGCCGGACGAGTCTACAAGGCAGGGGCAAGCGTTGCCATTCAGGCAGAGGCGGCCGCGGCATCCGGAAGCTCGATCTCTAAAGTTGAATTCTTCGAAGGCGACCGGAAGCTGGGCGAGGATACTACTGCCCCTTATTCGCTGCAGATAGAAGCCGATTTGCCTGGGGACTACTACATGATTGCCAAAGCAACGGATAGTCAGGGCAGAGTGCAGTATTCGTCACCACAAGATTTCAGTGTTCGTGATTTGACCGAGGTGACCGGTATCAGCTACAAGAACGAAGCCGGGCAGCCGCTTACCGCTCTTACCGGCGGTCAGACCATCAAGGTCGAGACCTCTGTACAGAACAATACCGGCATTGCGCAGCAAGTGAATTTGGTTGCAGCGCTCGAGGATGGTCAAGCGAATCCTGTAAAGCTGGTCAAGACAACGGCAAGCTTGAAAGCGAACGGCAAGGCGGTACTTGGCGCCGAATTAAAACTGCCGGAAGCCGTCGACGGCCATATCGTAAAGGTATACGTCTGGGATAACGGCCAATCGGCCGGAAAACCCGCGATTTCGACGATACCGGATACAACGGCGCCTTCTTGGCCAAAGACCGCGAAGCTCTATTATACGGAGCGCGGAGAGACCAACGTGAAGTTGTACTGGGCGAATGCAACCGATGATTTCGCCGTATCGCGTTACGAGGTTTATCAAGACGGCGTCGCGGCTCCAATCGCAACCGTTGACGGGAATGCCGTGCGTCAGTTTACGGTTACGAATCTTGATCCTAACACGGAATACGCGTATCGCGTCGTTGCAGTGGATGGGGAAGGTACAGCCTCGGAAACGCTTGGACCTGTTCAATTACGAACGTTGGCAGCGGATGCGGAAGCACCTTCCGTGCCAACCAATCTACATGTAAGCAATGTAACCAGCCAGAGCGCCGTTATCAGCTGGAGCGCAGCAACGGACAATGTTGGCGTAACGGGCTATGACGTTTATGCGGGCGATTCGAAGCAGGCGACCGTTACGGGAACAAGCTATACGGCAACGGGTTTAACCCCGGATACGTTATATAGCTTCAGGGTCGCGGCACGAGACGCGCGTGGCAATGAATCAGCGAAGAGTACGGCTGTTGAAGCTAGAACGTCCAAGCAGCCGCAGACCGGGACAGGAACAACAAACGTATCGGATCCAACCGTGAAAGGCGGAACTATTCATACTGTTCCAAGCATGGATGGAACGCATGCCGCTATAAATCTTAAAGCGCAAACCATAAGCGATGCTATCCAAGGTGCTGTGAAAGACAAGAAGGATGCTATCTCCATAGAGACAGCTGCCTCAACGGGCAAGTTCGATTCGCTTGATCTCGATATTCCGGCTGCATCCGTATTGGAAGCCAAGCAGCAAGGGATTAACCGGATTCGAATCGTAACGCCATTCTTTACGTTGACGTTGTCGACAGACGCAATTGCCGGACTTCATGCCGATGATCAGACGATCAAGCTGCAAATCAGCAAGCTTGCCGCTTCGGACAGCGCAGGCAAGCTTGTCTATGACTTCAACCTGTTGGTAGACGGGACAGCCGTGCATACGTTTAACGGTTATCATCCTGTGAAAGCGGAAATTCCTTACAACCTGCAGTCCGGTCAAAAACCGGGCACGGTTATTGCTTCCTATGTAGGCGATGGCGGCAAACTGGAACCGGTGAAAAACTCGCGTTATGATGCCCTGTCCGGCATGCTGGTCTTTTATCCGCCGCATTTCAGCCAATATGCCATCACGGCAGCATCGCCAACCTTTACGGATGCAGGCTCTGTCAAATGGGCGCAAGAGGCGATCGACGGATTAGCCGCGCGACAAATTGTTAATGGCGTGCAAGAGGGACATTTCGCCCCTCAGAACAAGGTCACGAGAGCTGAATTTATCTCCATGCTTGTCCGCACCTTTGATTTGCTGCAGCCGAGTGCCGTATCGTCCTTTACCGATGTGAAACAAGGGGCTTGGTATGAGCACGAAGTGGCTTCCGCCGAGAAGCTTGGAATTGTCAAAGGCTACAGCGACGGAAGCTTTGGCGTAAACCGTACGATTACCCGCGAAGAAATGGCGGCTATGATCTGGAATGCGGCTAATGCCTTTGGTTTGAAGCCAAGTACCGGTATTCCGGCAACGGGGTATACCGATGAGGCTTCCATCTCCTCTTACGCGAAGGAAGCCGTTCTTCAATTAAGCGGAGCGGGATTATTAAACGGCTACGAAAACGGAAGCTTCATGCCAAGCGGAAACGCAACGCGTGCTGAAGCGGCCGTACTGATTTATCGTATTTTGCAAGCAGCTAACTAA